The nucleotide window CCTGCTTTTCGTCAGCTTAATATCCGGGCTGCACAGGTTTATTCTGAAGAATAGCTTCGATCTTCTCCATCACCTCAGGAGTATGTTTGGCAACAGCATCCAAACATTTCAGGTTCTCTTTCAACTGTTCAACTTTACTTGCACCCAGTATAACCGACGACACGAATAGATTCTTCAGGCACCAGGCCAATGATAAATGCGTAACACTTACACCCATGCTCTTAGCCAACTCTGTAAGTTGTTTTGCTTTGTTTATTTTATCCTGCACCAGAAGTCCGTCCTTTAACCACTGTAAGCCTTCCATACTCACGCGGGTAGAATCGGGTAAGCCGGCATTATATTTACCCGTAAGCAATCCGGAGGCCAGCGGCGACCAAATCGTAGTTCCCAAACCATAATGTTTAAACAGGTGTAAAAAATCTTTTTCCATTTTGGTGCGCTCAAACATATTGTATTGAGGCTGTTCCATAGTGGGAGCTATCAGGCGATCCTTTTCGGCAACAAGAAATGCTTCCATTAGTTCAGCCGCGCTCCATTCCGATGTTCCCCAGTAAAGTATCTTTCCTTGCTGGATAAGCGTATTCATGGCATGCACGGTTTCCTCAATGGGTGTATTCTTATCAGGCCGGTGGCAAAAGTAGAGATCTACATAATCCAATTGTAATCGTTTGAGAGAAGCATTGCAGCCTTCCATGATATGCTTCCGGCTCAATCCTTTTTGGTTGGGCAGTTTACCGCCATCACCGAAATACACTTTACTCGATACCACGTACGAGCTTCGCTCCCAGCCCATCTTCTTTAAAATAGCACCCATCACAGTTTCCGATTTGCCATTCGCATAGGCCTCGGCGTTATCAAAAAAATTAACACCGGCCTCATACGCAACACTCATCAGGTCTTCGGCTGTATTGTCATTTATCTGTTTACCAAAAGTCAGCCACGAGCCAAGTGACAATGCGCTTACCTGCAATCCTGATCTGCCAAGTTTCCTGTATTCCATACTAATTCAATTTTATCATGAAGATAATACAGTAATGTCAATAATTCCTCTCATAAACAGTTTTTCCATTTAGTTTCTTCACTTCACGGATCAGTCTTCCCGAAAAGCCGTATTGTTTAAGTACAGACCTGGATTTTACTTCCGTCCAACCGCTGCCTGATATCTTCAACTCCTTATATTCCTTTAATTTCCCATTGCTGTAAAACGATTTTTCAATTTGCCGGGTTTTACAAATACCATCAGTTACGTCACAATGAGAACCCCTTGGGTGTTTCCCTCGTTTGATCGATTTGATCTTACCATCTTCATAAAAGGTTTTGGTTATATGCCATTGATGGCAATTTTTATTATGACAGGTTGAATCGTTGTGTGATACAATGGCACTTGCAGGTAAATTGTAAAACACACCAAAAACTAGTAAGCCAACCAAAATTCTTATGCTTTTCAATGGAACTATTGACATAATCCAAATTTAGTCAAAACGCAAAACACCTGTAAATTGACAGCAGAGAGGTAGTATCCATAAACTCTATAATATTTATTAACTTATTTAGGTAGTTAAATAAAATCCCCAACATTCCCGCTTGATCCGAGTAACCCCCATAAATTTTAAAACCCTCATCAATTGAGGGTTTTAAGACCACGTGCCCGAGAGGAGACTCGAACTCCTACACCTTACGGAACAGGCTTCTGAGACCTGCGCGTCTACCAATTTCGCCACCCGGGCGGGGTGATTCAGCGTAAAAATAGGGATTTTTTCATGTTCGGTCTAATTTTAATTTTTGGAGGGAGGAACCGGAGGGAGGAAGTTTTTAATCCCTGGAAAATACCCTTTTGAATTTACCTGAAGCAAGAACATGATGCATTAAACTTTTTAAGGCTGAAACGAGCCTGCTTAAAATAAGTTACAGATAAATGAAATGCAGTACTTTAAAACAAAGTTTGAATCCGCTGAGCGAATATAATTATGGAATTTTAAAAGAGGAACTTCAAAATATAAAGAGTTCTGTTCATAGTGTTTGTATAACGGAATACTTATTTATTGCTTCCCATTTTTTTTCATTAATAACAGTATGCTTTCCCGATTGAATGGCTGTCTGCTGAATTTCGATACCAACAACTAAAATATCATCCGTTTGGTCGAATCCGTTCTTCCATTCATTGATGTAATCGTTTAGTATACGTCTTTGGGCCGACATTTTAGATGTGCTGATCTCCTTTAATATTTCCCGGAATCTCCTTGCTTTCATTTTTTTATTATTCCTCCCGCCAAATTGATCGGTATAGCCATCAGTAAACATGTAAATTTTATCACCATGATCTAGTTTTACGATGTTGTTTTTATACCTGAGCTTTTCACTTTGCATTCCGCCGATAGAAAAAGGACATCCCTTTATTTGCATGAATCCATTTTTGCCCATAATATAGATCGGACGCCTGGCACCGGCGTATTCTAAAGTATTGTGCTTATTATCAATTGAACAAAAAGATATATCCATGCCATCGCTGAGAGAGTTATCACTTTTACCTTGCTTAAACACTTCACAAATTCCCTTATTAAGCTCTTCCAAAACTAACTGGGGTCGGGTTAT belongs to Bacteroidota bacterium and includes:
- a CDS encoding aldo/keto reductase → MEYRKLGRSGLQVSALSLGSWLTFGKQINDNTAEDLMSVAYEAGVNFFDNAEAYANGKSETVMGAILKKMGWERSSYVVSSKVYFGDGGKLPNQKGLSRKHIMEGCNASLKRLQLDYVDLYFCHRPDKNTPIEETVHAMNTLIQQGKILYWGTSEWSAAELMEAFLVAEKDRLIAPTMEQPQYNMFERTKMEKDFLHLFKHYGLGTTIWSPLASGLLTGKYNAGLPDSTRVSMEGLQWLKDGLLVQDKINKAKQLTELAKSMGVSVTHLSLAWCLKNLFVSSVILGASKVEQLKENLKCLDAVAKHTPEVMEKIEAILQNKPVQPGY